One stretch of Verrucomicrobiia bacterium DNA includes these proteins:
- a CDS encoding class II aldolase/adducin family protein: protein MPTVITAKDVEALIGRGEDPATLPADAILTPSARDVLRDWRGRNGAGASGGGAGSGEPLSQTARAFPKPVSAASSPEELEAFFRSGPMETLKEQICDIGRRLWQREYVDGNGGNIAIRVADDLALCTPTLVSKGFMKPADMCLVDLEGTQKAGRKKRTSEILMHLQIMKRQPRAKATVHCHPPYSTGFAVAGVAPPTCMIPEYEVFASVAVAPYRTPGTPEMGQLVAELVDKHNTVLMANHGVVAWSHLDVEDAYFKMEILEAYCRTILVSAQLGKPPNTMTPAQLQDLLKIKQGLGIPDPRHGLKECELCDNNDWRPGVVCALPAKPSEPAAPEAGLDPEAEAVVKAVTDQILRRLG from the coding sequence ATGCCAACAGTCATTACCGCGAAGGATGTCGAGGCCCTGATCGGCCGGGGGGAGGATCCCGCGACCCTGCCTGCGGACGCCATCCTCACTCCGTCGGCCCGCGATGTCCTCCGGGACTGGCGCGGACGGAACGGGGCGGGAGCGTCCGGAGGGGGAGCGGGATCGGGGGAGCCGTTGAGCCAGACGGCCAGGGCGTTTCCGAAGCCGGTTTCGGCGGCCAGTTCGCCGGAGGAACTCGAGGCCTTTTTCCGGTCGGGTCCGATGGAGACGCTGAAGGAGCAGATCTGCGACATCGGCCGGCGGCTCTGGCAGCGGGAATACGTGGACGGCAACGGGGGCAACATCGCGATCCGGGTGGCGGACGATCTGGCGCTGTGCACGCCGACGCTGGTCAGCAAGGGCTTCATGAAGCCGGCCGACATGTGCCTGGTGGATCTTGAAGGGACCCAGAAGGCGGGCCGGAAGAAGCGCACCAGCGAGATCCTGATGCACTTGCAGATCATGAAGCGGCAGCCGCGGGCCAAGGCCACGGTGCATTGTCACCCGCCCTACTCGACCGGGTTCGCGGTGGCGGGGGTCGCGCCTCCGACCTGCATGATCCCGGAGTACGAGGTGTTCGCGTCGGTGGCGGTGGCGCCGTACCGGACGCCGGGGACGCCGGAGATGGGGCAGTTGGTGGCGGAGCTGGTGGACAAGCACAACACCGTGCTGATGGCCAACCATGGGGTGGTGGCCTGGAGCCATCTCGACGTCGAGGACGCCTATTTCAAGATGGAGATCCTCGAGGCCTACTGCCGGACGATCCTGGTGTCGGCCCAGTTGGGAAAACCGCCCAACACGATGACCCCGGCCCAGCTCCAGGATCTGTTGAAGATCAAGCAGGGGCTCGGCATCCCGGACCCGCGGCACGGGCTCAAGGAATGCGAGTTGTGCGACAACAACGACTGGCGTCCCGGGGTGGTCTGCGCGCTGCCCGCCAAACCGAGCGAGCCGGCAGCGCCTGAGGCCGGCCTGGATCCGGAAGCGGAAGCCGTGGTCAAGGCGGTGACGGATCAGATCCTGCGGCGGTTGGGATGA
- a CDS encoding ethanolamine utilization protein EutN, translating into MRLGKVIGRVTLSRVVPELVGARWLVVNPCNRQQFPNGSEAPDGMTTEPSLVVYDNLGGGVGDLIGFVEGREAAQPLDPLAPIDAIHAALVDHVFHRPFQGPPP; encoded by the coding sequence ATGCGACTGGGCAAGGTCATAGGCCGGGTGACGTTGAGTCGTGTGGTTCCTGAACTGGTCGGGGCGCGCTGGCTGGTGGTGAACCCATGCAACCGTCAGCAGTTTCCCAACGGGAGCGAGGCGCCGGACGGAATGACCACCGAGCCGAGCCTGGTCGTGTACGACAATCTGGGCGGCGGCGTGGGCGATCTGATCGGGTTCGTCGAGGGACGCGAAGCGGCCCAGCCCCTGGACCCGCTGGCGCCGATCGACGCCATTCACGCCGCGCTGGTGGACCATGTGTTTCATCGTCCGTTTCAAGGTCCGCCGCCCTGA
- a CDS encoding EutN/CcmL family microcompartment protein: MLLARVEGNLTATRKHPSFEGWRLVVCQPIDAGGRPEGVPQVAIDPLGVGLHQRVVLSSDGAAARKTVGDERSPVRWLIAGIVDEAAGKGP; this comes from the coding sequence ATGTTGCTGGCCCGAGTCGAAGGCAACCTGACCGCCACCCGGAAGCATCCGAGCTTCGAGGGCTGGCGGCTTGTGGTGTGCCAGCCGATCGATGCCGGGGGCCGGCCCGAGGGCGTGCCGCAGGTGGCCATCGACCCGCTTGGGGTCGGGCTGCACCAGAGGGTGGTGTTGTCCAGCGATGGCGCGGCGGCCCGCAAGACGGTGGGCGATGAGCGGAGCCCGGTCCGCTGGCTCATCGCCGGGATCGTGGACGAGGCCGCGGGGAAGGGACCGTGA